The DNA sequence GTGCTTGTCGACGACCAGCAGGGGCGTGTGAAAGAGGCGCTGTATGAAGCTGCGAAGAGTAGGGTTACCGGCTACGGACTGGATGAACAGGTGGACATGGGTCCTGTGATTTCAACGGAAAGCAAAGCACGTATTGAAAATCTTATTGCGCTAGGGAAACAGGAAGGCGCTGCGTTGCTGCTGGATGGTCGTCAGGCGAGTATCGATGGATTTGAACAAGGGAATTTTTTGAAACCCACTATTCTTGCCGACGTCCCATTAGATGGAAAGCTTATCAAAACTGAAATATTCGGGCCAGTTATGAGTTTGATCAACCTTCCAACGGTTGATGAAGCCATTGCTTTCGTTAACAAAAACCAGTACGGCAATATGGCCTGTTTGTTCACGAGTAGCGGCGCACACGCGCGGAAGTTCAGAAGTGAAGCAAATGCCGGAAACATCGGAATCAACATAGGTGTGGCCGCACCGATGGCGCAATTTCCTTTTAGCGGATGGAACGACAGCTTCTTTGGCGACCTCCATGGACAGGGGCGTCATGCCATCGAGTTTTTTACACAGACGAAAGTTGTTATTGAACGTTGGCCGAAAGAATGGTCTAGAAAATTTTAAATCGATGGAAAAGATAAGAATTGCGAATGCGCCATGTTCGTGGGGTGTTTTAGAATTTGACTTTGAAGCCAAGGAACCGGAATATGAGCAGGTACTTCGTGAAATCCAAGAAACCGGTTATATCGGTACAGAATTGGGTGACTGGGGTTTTATGCCGACAGATCCTAACGCCCTGCGCGCCGCAATAAACGCACATGAACTAGAGCTTGTTGGTGCTTTTGTTCCAGTCGCGTTGGCCGTTGCAGATGCGCACGAACCAGGAAAGAATGCAGCGCTCCGCGTGGCCAAGTTGCTAAAGGAAGCTGGCTATGACGACGCATTCATTGTATTGGCCGATGATAACGGTAGTGTTACCGAACGTACACAACACGCGGGACGTATTGTGGAGGCACAGGGTTTAACGGACGAACAATGGCAGGTATTTGCACAAGGCGCAGAGGCCATTGCCAATGCAGTAAGGGAAAGCTATGGCCTTCGCACGGTATTTCATCACCATGGTGCTGGCTACGTAGAGACAGTAAATGAAGTGGAGACCTTCTTGAAACTGACTGATCCCAGCAGTATTGGGCTGTGTTTTGACACTGGACACTATGCATTGGGCGGTGGAAATCCAATAAAAGGATTGCAAAAATATATCGATCGCATATGGCATGTACATTTCAAGGATTTTGATCCCTCGGTAGCGGCAAGGTTGAAGGATCATCGATGGGATTATTTTGATGCAGTGCGTCATGGTATTTTTTGTGAGCTGGGTAAAGGAAATGTAGACTTTCATGCAGCATTTGAAATTTTGGAACAAAGCGGATATGAGGGCTGGATTGTGGTGGAGCAGGATGTGTTGCCGGGCATGGGAAGACCGAAGGTGTATGCAGCAAAAAATAGGGCGTATTTACAAAGATTAGGAATCTAAACAGAAAAGTTATGAAGCTCAAAATAGGTATTATCGGCTTTGGCCGAATCGGCAAAATACACTACAACAATATTGCACAACAAATAGAGGATGCGCAGGTACTGCTACTTGCGGATGTAAATCAGGACGGATTGCCGCAAGAGGTAACGCTTACAGACGTAGACAGCTTGATCGACAGTCCTGATATCGATGCGGTGGTGATTTGTTCGCCAACCGATACGCATGCCGATTATGTCGAACGGTGTGCACGTGCTGGTAAACATGTTTTCTGTGAAAAACCCTTGGATCTTTCCTTGGATCGTATTGAAAAAACACTGGCGGTACTAGAAGAAACGGATATTAAGTTGATGCTTGGATTCAACAGACGGTTTGATCCTAATTTCCTAAAGCTGCGTAGCTTGGTGCAAGATGGAAAGGTTGGCGATTTACAGATTGTCAAAATTACCAGTAGAGATCCCGGGCCGCCGCCCTTGACTTACTTGCAAAGCTCGGGAGGTATGTTTTTAGATATGAGCATTCATGATTTTGACATGGCGCGGTATATGATGGGCAAAAGGGTGGTGCAGGTCTATGCAGAGGCCTCCACCTTAACCGGCGGCGACGTGGAAGTTGCTGGCGACATTGATACGGCGGTGATCACGCTACGTTTTGAAGATGGTGCATTAGCTGTGATTGATAATAGCCGTAAAGCCATTTATGGCTATGATCAGCGTATGGAAGTATTTGGTTCCAAAGGAATGGCCAAAGTGGAAAACAATGCTCCGGATACGCATCTTTATTATGGAAAGAACATGGTAGAGGCGTCTTTACCTTTAAATTTCTTTATGGATCGCTACACAGACTCTTATTTAGCAGAAATGCGTGCATTCGTGCGCGCCTGTATTGATGATACGCCTGTTCCGGTAGGGGCGGTAGATGGCAAGGAGGCTGCAAAGATTGCCGTTGCGGCTATACGTTCTGTTCGCGAAAGAAAACCAGTTCAGATCGATTAACAATAATATGCACCGCCGAAATCTGTTTTTGGCGGTGCATATTTCAGCAGTGTTTTATGATCAATAATTTCAAATAACGGAAGCCATTCCCACCTCATTAAGCCAAATTTAACGCTATTTGATATAGGTTTCTAATTTGGGTTCAATAGACCGATATAAAGTTCGTAAATTTGAAAGATGTTTCGAGATCGGATGACTAAATCACGAAATAGGATGTAAATAATTTGTGAACAGAAAATTAAGGTGCATAATTCATTGAATAATAGTAATATAGGAGATTATTTAGCCGGGCTCAACCCCTCCCAACGTGGTGCGGTAGAACAAATTCAAGGCCCGGTAATGATTGTAGCGGGAGCCGGATCTGGAAAAACGCGTGTCATTACGTATCGCGTAGCCCATTTGATTCGCCAAGGAGTAGATCCATTCAATATTTTGGTGTTGACTTTTACCAATAAGGCTGCAAAAGAGATGCGAGAGCGGATCATGAAAGTAGTAGGGTCGGAAGCAAAGAATATTTGGATGGGTACCTTTCACTCTGTCTTCGCACGAATCTTGCGTTCGGAAGCTGAGTTGATTGGCTATCCACGCAATTTTACGATTTATGATACAGATGATACGAAGAGTTTGCTTCGCGCGATATTGCGAGAGATGAATCTCGACGATAAGCTATATAATGTAAATCATGTGTACGGACGGATTTCTTCGGCCAAGAATAATTTGATTTCTCCTCAGGAATATAATAAAAATGAGGCCATTATGGCCGAAGATCGTGCTAATGGTCGCCCGCAATTGGGAGAAATCTACATGACCTACGCGCAACGATGTTACCGTGCAGGAGCGATGGATTTTGATGATTTGTTGTTCAAAACCAATGTTTTGCTCAATAAACATCCAGATACATTGCACAAATATCAGCATCAGTTCAAATACCTCATGGTGGATGAGTATCAGGATACCAACTTTTCGCAATACCTTATTGTGAAGCGTTTGGCTGCGGTGCACGAAAATATCTGTGTGGTAGGAGATGATGCGCAAAGTATTTATGCATTTCGAGGAGCGAATATTCAAAACATCCTAAATTTTCAGAAAGATTATCCTGATGTAAAGGTATTCAAATTGGAACAGAACTATCGTTCTACCAAGATGATCGTGAATGCGGCTAACAGTATTATTGCCAACAATAAGAACCAGTTAGAGAAAAATGTCTTTTCTGATAACGAGGATGGCGAAAAAATTAAGGTTAATCGTGCTTTCTCGGACAATGAAGAAGGGAAAATCGTCGCCGAAGCTATCACGCAGGAAAAGGCATTAAAAAGCTTACGTTATAAGGATTTTGCCATTCTGTATCGTACCAACGCGCAATCCCGTTCGTTGGAAGAAGCCTTACGTAAGCTCAATGTTCCTTATAAACTGTATGGCGGAACCTCCTTCTACCAACGGAAGGAAATCAAGGATTTGATCTCCTATTTCAGACTCACTTTCAACCCAAATGATGAGGAAGCACTGAAGCGCGTGATCAATTATCCACGCCGAGGAATTGGCGATACCACCATTGAAAAGCTTATGGTCGCGGCGGATCAGAATAATTATCGACTTTGGGATGTCTTAGCAAATGCTGGTAGTATTCTTGATGGGCGAAGTGCCACGGCTGTCGTGAATTTTGCGACCATGATCCAAAGTTTTCAAGCTACAGCAAAAAATCATTCTGCTTTCGATACGGCAATGCATATCGCACAGCACTCCGGGATTCTGAAGAGCTTGTATGAAGATAAGTCCGTCGAAGGGTTGAGCCGGTATGAAAATATTCAGGAATTGCTCAACGGTATTAAAGAATTTTCTGAAAGAGAGGATTTGGAAGAGAAAGGCTTGGATATCTTTTTGCAGGATGTGGCTTTGCTAACCAATGACGACAAAGACAAAGATCCAAATGCGGATACGGTTTCGCTGATGACGATACATGCATCGAAGGGATTGGAGTTTAATTCTGTGTTTATCGTAGGTATGGAAGAAAACCTTTTTCCATCTCAACTGTCTCTAAACTCAAGATCCGAATTAGAAGAAGAGCGCCGACTATTTTATGTGGCCGTGACGCGTGCAGAGAAGAAGTTACATATTTCTTATGCCACATCGCGCTATCGCTGGGGTTCTTTAAATAACTGTGAGCCGAGTCGGTTTTTGGATGAATTGGCTCCGGCCTGCCTAGAGTTAGATTTTAAACCAAGAGTTCCTGCGCAGCAGGAGGGAGGTTTTCAATCCGAGCGCATGGCCTGGCAAAGAGAAGAGTCATTTAGCAAGCCGAAGCCTAAAGTGGTTAAAACGACTTCAATTTTGCCTAAAGCCCATGTGCCGACGGCAGGATTTGCACCATCGGATACGAGCGGGCTACAAGTAGGTATGGAAGTGGAGCATGAGCGATTCGGTTTTGGTAAAGTAGTTAATCTAGAGGGTAACAAGCCCGACATAAAAGCAACTATTTTTTTCAAAGAGTTGGGACAGAAGCAATTGTTGCTTAAATTTGCTAAGCTTAGAATTGTATAGAAAAGCACAATTAAAACAATTACAGAACGTCATTAACTTCATAATCAGGCGTTTGCATATAAAATAACACTATGAATTTTGATTATAATAGTACTCGGTCGCACTTGATTTTGGCCGAATATGGCCGTAATGTGCAAAATATGGTCGATTATATCTGTACCATAGACGACCGCGAAGAGCGTAACCGTCTGGCTCAGGTAGTGATCGATATGATGGGAGTTTTGAATCCGCATTTGCGTGATGTGTCTGATTTTAAACATAAGCTTTGGGATCACCTATATATCATTTCTGATTTTAAGATTGATGTAGATTCTCCGTACCCTATTCCGGATCGAGATGATATCAGACATAAACCAGAAACGCTCCCATATCCGCAAAAACGCATTCGTTACAAGCACTATGGCCGCACGGTAGAAGATATGATTAGCAAAGCGATCGCACAGCCAGAGCCAGAGTATACCGAGCGTATGGCGCTTTCTATTGCGAACTTTATGAAGATGGCCTATCTTTCTTGGAATAAAGATTCTGTGTCGGATGAACATATTATTCAGGATTTGAAAGAGCTATCCAAAGGTGTGTTAGTATTACCCGCCGATACAGTGCTTACCAAGTTAGATTTCAAATCTGCGCCTCCAGGAAGTCGCACAAAATCTACCATGACCAACCAGCAGAGTAGCCATCAGAAGAATGCCGGTTCAGGCAAGAAGCCCATGATGAAGAAAAAGGTGGGTGGGTACAGCAACAATAACAATAACAAGAACAACAATTTTAACAACAACAGAAAGAAATTTCAATAAATTGTAAGTAACAGAAGAGGTAGATCACGATCTACCTCTTCTGTTACCTCAATGGAATGCTATATACCTATGAATGCGTTTGAAATACGTGGCGGTAAGCCATTAAGTGGAGAGATTATTCCACAGGGAGCCAAGAATGAAGCATTGCAGATAATTTCTGCCGTATTATTGTCTTCTGAAAAGATCACCATCAGCAATATCCCCGATATTAAAGATGTCAATAAATTAATAGATCTGCTGGCAGCGCTAGGCGTTTCTGTCAACCGCCTAAACGATGATACGTACGAGTTTGAGGCAAAGGATATCAACATCGATTATTTCCAGTCCGAAGAATTTAAGAAAAAAGGGGGCAGCTTACGCGGATCGATTATGATCGTAGGACCATTATTGGCTCGCTTCGGTAAAGCCGCAATTCCAAAACCAGGAGGGGACAAAATTGGCCGTAGAAGGCTTGATACGCACTTTTTGGGCTTTGAAAAATTGGGAGCTAAATTTACGTACGATGCTGAAAAGCACTTCTTTAATGTAGATGCTACCCAATTGCAGGGCACTTACATCCTGATGGATGAAGCATCGGTAACCGGAACGGCAAACATTGTGATGGCAGCCGTATTAGCTAAAGGTACGACGACAATCTACAATGCAGCTTGCGAACCCTACTTGCAACAATTGTGTAAAATGTTGAACCGTATGGGGGCTAATATCTCCGGTATCGGCTCTAACTTGCTGACAATCGAAGGTGTAGAAAAATTGGGTGGTACGACACATAGGATGCTGCCAGATATGATCGAAATCGGATCATTTATCGGACTAGCTGCGATGACCGGCTCCGAAATAACCATCAAAGATGTTTGTTTTCAGGAGTTAGGCATTATTCCTTCTGTATTTGCTCGATTGGGAATAAAATTTGAACTTCGTGGAGACGATATTTACATACCTGCTCAAAATAGCTACGAAATAGATACGTTCATCGACGGATCTATCTTGACCATTTCGGACGCGCCATGGCCTGGTTTTACACCAGACTTACTGAGTATTGTATTAGTTACCGCTATACAAGCTAAAGGAAATGTACTCATTCATCAAAAGATGTTCGAAAGCCGTTTGTTTTTCGTAGACAAGCTGATTGATATGGGTGCGCAGATTATCTTATGCGATCCACACCGTGCTACGGTAATAGGCTTAAATAAGCAAAATACCTTGCGTGGAATTGAGATGACTTCGCCAGATATTCGAGCTGGGGTTTCGCTTTTAATTGCCGCATTGTCTGCGCAAGGCACCTCTGTTATTCATAATATAGAACAAATTGAACGAGGTTATCAGCATATTGAAAAACGCTTAAAAGCACTGGGTGCAGATATTCGTCGTGTAGAAGCCTCACCACAAGGTCATTAGATGTTTTTGATTTTTTTTACTTATTGCAGAATACTTTATATCTTTGTTGCAAATTAGATGTTTAAACATTAAATAGATCAATCATGAAAAGAATGACAGTAGTAGCGGCAGCAGCTGCATTAATTTTGTCGGCATGTGCTGGCAATCCAGAAGGTAAAAAAGCAGATACAGCAGATGCTGTTGAAGCGGGCGAATCAGTAGGAACAGCATACGATGTAGATACTACGCATTCATCATTAGTATGGAAAGGTACTAAAGTAACTGGTGCTCACGAAGGTACAGTAGACATCAAATCTGGCTCTCTATTAGTAGATAACGAAGCGGTTACTGGTGGTAACTTTGTGTTGGATATGAACACCATCAGCTCAACTGACTTAGAAGGCGAGTAC is a window from the Sphingobacterium sp. lm-10 genome containing:
- a CDS encoding TIM barrel protein, producing MEKIRIANAPCSWGVLEFDFEAKEPEYEQVLREIQETGYIGTELGDWGFMPTDPNALRAAINAHELELVGAFVPVALAVADAHEPGKNAALRVAKLLKEAGYDDAFIVLADDNGSVTERTQHAGRIVEAQGLTDEQWQVFAQGAEAIANAVRESYGLRTVFHHHGAGYVETVNEVETFLKLTDPSSIGLCFDTGHYALGGGNPIKGLQKYIDRIWHVHFKDFDPSVAARLKDHRWDYFDAVRHGIFCELGKGNVDFHAAFEILEQSGYEGWIVVEQDVLPGMGRPKVYAAKNRAYLQRLGI
- the iolG gene encoding inositol 2-dehydrogenase; the protein is MKLKIGIIGFGRIGKIHYNNIAQQIEDAQVLLLADVNQDGLPQEVTLTDVDSLIDSPDIDAVVICSPTDTHADYVERCARAGKHVFCEKPLDLSLDRIEKTLAVLEETDIKLMLGFNRRFDPNFLKLRSLVQDGKVGDLQIVKITSRDPGPPPLTYLQSSGGMFLDMSIHDFDMARYMMGKRVVQVYAEASTLTGGDVEVAGDIDTAVITLRFEDGALAVIDNSRKAIYGYDQRMEVFGSKGMAKVENNAPDTHLYYGKNMVEASLPLNFFMDRYTDSYLAEMRAFVRACIDDTPVPVGAVDGKEAAKIAVAAIRSVRERKPVQID
- a CDS encoding UvrD-helicase domain-containing protein, translating into MHNSLNNSNIGDYLAGLNPSQRGAVEQIQGPVMIVAGAGSGKTRVITYRVAHLIRQGVDPFNILVLTFTNKAAKEMRERIMKVVGSEAKNIWMGTFHSVFARILRSEAELIGYPRNFTIYDTDDTKSLLRAILREMNLDDKLYNVNHVYGRISSAKNNLISPQEYNKNEAIMAEDRANGRPQLGEIYMTYAQRCYRAGAMDFDDLLFKTNVLLNKHPDTLHKYQHQFKYLMVDEYQDTNFSQYLIVKRLAAVHENICVVGDDAQSIYAFRGANIQNILNFQKDYPDVKVFKLEQNYRSTKMIVNAANSIIANNKNQLEKNVFSDNEDGEKIKVNRAFSDNEEGKIVAEAITQEKALKSLRYKDFAILYRTNAQSRSLEEALRKLNVPYKLYGGTSFYQRKEIKDLISYFRLTFNPNDEEALKRVINYPRRGIGDTTIEKLMVAADQNNYRLWDVLANAGSILDGRSATAVVNFATMIQSFQATAKNHSAFDTAMHIAQHSGILKSLYEDKSVEGLSRYENIQELLNGIKEFSEREDLEEKGLDIFLQDVALLTNDDKDKDPNADTVSLMTIHASKGLEFNSVFIVGMEENLFPSQLSLNSRSELEEERRLFYVAVTRAEKKLHISYATSRYRWGSLNNCEPSRFLDELAPACLELDFKPRVPAQQEGGFQSERMAWQREESFSKPKPKVVKTTSILPKAHVPTAGFAPSDTSGLQVGMEVEHERFGFGKVVNLEGNKPDIKATIFFKELGQKQLLLKFAKLRIV
- a CDS encoding DUF4290 domain-containing protein → MNFDYNSTRSHLILAEYGRNVQNMVDYICTIDDREERNRLAQVVIDMMGVLNPHLRDVSDFKHKLWDHLYIISDFKIDVDSPYPIPDRDDIRHKPETLPYPQKRIRYKHYGRTVEDMISKAIAQPEPEYTERMALSIANFMKMAYLSWNKDSVSDEHIIQDLKELSKGVLVLPADTVLTKLDFKSAPPGSRTKSTMTNQQSSHQKNAGSGKKPMMKKKVGGYSNNNNNKNNNFNNNRKKFQ
- the murA gene encoding UDP-N-acetylglucosamine 1-carboxyvinyltransferase — translated: MNAFEIRGGKPLSGEIIPQGAKNEALQIISAVLLSSEKITISNIPDIKDVNKLIDLLAALGVSVNRLNDDTYEFEAKDINIDYFQSEEFKKKGGSLRGSIMIVGPLLARFGKAAIPKPGGDKIGRRRLDTHFLGFEKLGAKFTYDAEKHFFNVDATQLQGTYILMDEASVTGTANIVMAAVLAKGTTTIYNAACEPYLQQLCKMLNRMGANISGIGSNLLTIEGVEKLGGTTHRMLPDMIEIGSFIGLAAMTGSEITIKDVCFQELGIIPSVFARLGIKFELRGDDIYIPAQNSYEIDTFIDGSILTISDAPWPGFTPDLLSIVLVTAIQAKGNVLIHQKMFESRLFFVDKLIDMGAQIILCDPHRATVIGLNKQNTLRGIEMTSPDIRAGVSLLIAALSAQGTSVIHNIEQIERGYQHIEKRLKALGADIRRVEASPQGH